TTGCCGCGACGCACGCGGATCTCCCCGCCCGCGAGGTCGATGTCCTTCACCCGCAGCGTCAGGCACTCCATCAGGCGGAGCCCCGCGCCGTACAGCAACAGGCCGATGAGGCCCATCGTGCCGCTGAGCCGCCCGAGCAACGCGCGCACCTCCTCCCGACTGAGCACCGCCGGCAGGTGCGGAGGCGCATTCGACCGCAGTACGCGGCGAAGGTCGCCGATCGGGATCGCGAGGACATCATTGTAGAGCAGCAACAACGCACTCAGCGCCTGCATCTGCGTCGATCGCGAGACCCGGCGCTCGCTCGCTAGATGCGTCAGGTACGCCAATACCTCGGCCTCCCCCAGGTCGGCTGGATGTCGAGTGCCGTGATATCTGATGTAGCGAAGGATCCAACCTAGATATGCCTGCTCGGTGCGCGGGCTTAAGTGGCGCGCGCGCATGCGGCCTTTCACGAGCGGCAGGAGCCGAGGACGGTCGGGTGGCATCGAGGCGGACGGGGGTCGGGGTCGGACATTCGACCATCATCCTGCCCACACCCCGCCGCCCCCGCATCACCCCTTTGTTGCGAGTGACATCGCGCGAGCTGAACCGGCGCGCCGCCACGCCGCCTCGGCGGCCGCCTCAGCGCCCCGCGGGCTCCTCGTGCATCTTCTTGAAGTGCAGCAGGCCGGGTGCCCACATGTGCTTCACCGGGTCCACGTCCACATGCACCACCGCGCAACGCCCTGACGCGAGGGCGCGCTCCAGCGCCGGCCGCAGCGCGGCCGCCTCCGACACCCGCTCGCCGTGCGCCCCCATGCTCCGCGCGAGGTCGTCCCACCGGATCTCGCCGAGGTCGGCCTTGATGGTCTCGTCGGCATCGAGATGCTTGAAGAGCATCGTCTTGATGGGCCGCAGCATGAACTGCTGGTTCATCTTGACCATCCCCCACTGCCGGTCGACCATCACGATGAACACCACCGGCGCCCCGAGCCGGA
This window of the Gemmatimonadota bacterium genome carries:
- a CDS encoding integron integrase, which produces MPPDRPRLLPLVKGRMRARHLSPRTEQAYLGWILRYIRYHGTRHPADLGEAEVLAYLTHLASERRVSRSTQMQALSALLLLYNDVLAIPIGDLRRVLRSNAPPHLPAVLSREEVRALLGRLSGTMGLIGLLLYGAGLRLMECLTLRVKDIDLAGGEIRVRRGKGGKDRVTMLPTSARAALEAHLARVRTLHERDLARGHGRVALPTALDRKAPSWATDLAWQWVFPAAREYRDAETGGICRHHLHESAVQRAVQRAVREAGIAKRATCHTLRHSFATHLLEDGYDIRTLQELMGHSDVSTTMIYTHVLNRGRLGVLSPADRLGPR